CAAAGTAAGGTGTATGTCGCTGGTGCCAGGAGGCAAGTCAATGAGTAAATAGTCTAGCTCGCCCCACAAAGTATCACCCAAAAACTGAGTCAGTGCTTTACTGGCCATAGGACCACGCCAAACTACAGCGTTTTCGGCTGGTGCCAAAAAGCCCATAGAGATAATTTTTACCCCTAGGCTTTCTATGGGCAAAATCATATTCTTACCATCTACTTCGGTTACTTCGGGTTTGCCGTTTTCTACTCCATACATTGTAGGTATAGATGGACCGTAAATATCAGCATCGAGCAAGCCAACCTTTGCTCCACTTTTAGTAAGCGCCATTGCCAGGTTAGAGGTAACTGTAGATTTACCTACCCCACCTTTGCCAGAGGCTATAGCAATTACATTTTTTACTTTGGGCAATACTGGTGTAGTACCAAATCGAGTAGAAGTAACTTCAGCTGTCATATTAACTGTTACTTCCACCTTTTTATTTATATGTTCATGTATGGCATCTTCACAACGTTTTCTTATCAATTCTTTTAATGGGCAAGCAGGAGTGGTTAATATTATTGTAAAACTAACTTTATTACCATCTATGCTAATCTTGTCTACCATATTCAAAGTAACCAAGTCTTTCTTAAGGTCTGGCTCTTCTACTGTACTAAGAGCTTTTAAAACCGCTTCCTGAGTAATATTCATAAAGTATATATGTTGTTCTTTTTGAATCCTATTTAAATTTTAGCTATACAAAGATAACACATAATTCTAACTAATTTGGGTTTTAAATGGTTTGTCGCTGCACCTACTTGTTTTGTTTTTTAGTGTGCTAAAGACTCATGTAGGAAAAGATTAAGCGAATTTTTTTGCAAAAATGTATTAGAAAAAAAGTGTCAATAAGTATTAATAGTACTTAAAAAGAACCTTTTTTTGATATTATGTTTTAAAATGAAATATATAGATTGGTTGTAATATTTCTACCTCATTCGAGCATATTATCGATTTTAAACGGTTGTAGAAGCCTGTGATAAGAAACAAATCATTGGTTTAAACGGAGTAATCGCTATTTTATAAGTAAAAAATACGATATATCAGATCGGTTGGTTTTTTTTAGGAAAGCCAAAGAAATGAAGGTTTAATGGGTGTATGCCATATATATGTAAGGCTAAATACACATGTAGCTAAGCAAAAGATATTGATTTTTTTAGGTAAGAGAATAGTAATACTTTTATGATGACGAGAAATATAAATTATTTGACCCTGTAACTTTACAACAAGAGTGAAAAGTTTTTTAAATAAAATCACCTATATATATTACGACTCTCGATTACATGTAATTCGTATTCAATTATTTGGTTATTCATCTCCTGATTTATACAAAGAAGCCTGGACCCAAGCACTAAAAATTGCTAAAGACAACCAGTGCAATCATTGGTATTTAGATCAAAGAGAGTGTTATGGCATTACTGCTGAAGACCTGGAATGGCTCACCGAACGTTGGTATCCTCAGTCGGTAGAAGAAATGGCACAATTGAATTTGAGCGAAAAGCGAGTCAATGCATTCTTATTACCCTTAAATGTTTCGGGACGTTTTTTAACCAAAATCACGTCTTTTCATCGCAAAGGTAATACACCAGTTACTCACCGTGGTAACTATTATTTTACCCGTGAAAACCAAGCTTTGAGTTTCTTGGCGCAACCCGCCTGACCCATACTAATAGTATAGGTCAATGTTTGTTATGAAATTTATTGGTAAAACCTCTAAAAGTTGTAGAGGTTTTCTTACCTTATTATCAAGCAATGTACTTCTATCTAAATCCTTCCCCTTAATACTCCAACCAATCCAATTAAACATTTTCTGTTAATTATTTTCACTACTGACCCTCTACTAAATTAGCCTGCTTCTGATTGAGCGTCTTTCATTCAATCTGAGCCTGTATTAATAATTTACAGTTATGTCAGGTAACAAACTATACCCACCAATATTCCCAAAAAAGTAACTCCTACCGTCCACATTATCATATCTTTACGCTGACGTTCTTTTTTGAAACGAGTTTGCCAGGCTTGCCTTTGCTCTGGTGTTGTATCCCTTTCAGGAAAACCTGTATTTTTAACTTCTCCTATCCCTTGAGGGTTGGTATTATCAAACGGCGATTGTCTGTTACGTTGATTGTTTTTCAAAGACGTAATCATTGCCTGAATAGATCCAAAACTCATACTCATTTAATTTAAGTTTATTACTTATTTATATAAACTTCAACGAGGATTTAGACTATTGGTTTGAGGGGGAGTTAATTTATTCCTTGCTTAAATGAGTTATAAGCGTTTTTGTCTTGAATAAAGTCAAAATACAGGTTTAAACGGTTTGAGTAGCTTGTTTCACACATTTTTTGATTAGCTTGTAAGCCCAATCATAATGGCTGGCTGTGGCCGAGATAAGGTAAGCTCCCAATGATGTAGACCCTGTCCAAGGGTAGTGTTTCTTTTCAAACAACTCGTCATTGCTATGTTGGAGAATGAGTTTTTGAACAATATTATATGAAGTGTCGAACAATATTTTTACTCGGAATAGCTCTGTATTGGCGTATTTTTTTTGAATTACCTGATTAAGTTTAGGAGTATCTTTCCAACGATAACCCTCAGCAGGCATAGCGGGTTTTTGCCCATTCATTCCTATAGTATACCACTCTGTCATTAACAAATGCCAATGATGCAAGTGAGCCAGCACATCCCGAATATTACGGTTAAGATATCCCTCAGGAAATGTGGTATTTTGTATATCTTCATCAAAACCAGCAATTAACTCACATAAAAGCGAGTAATTTTTCTGACTGGTATCAAGTAATTCTGCTTTAGTTCGAGGTTTAGGCATACAATCTTAAAACATGGTGTATCATATACTGCAAATTTAAGTTTTATAGATCATTTTTCAGATGACCTAAATCATTGTTCAAAAAAAAAATAAAGCCATCATTGTCTGGTGCTTCGTCAAGGAGTGAGTTGGGATAAGATTTATTGGCACAGTAAAATAATTTAGTGCCAAAAATGATCAAAGTTCGCTTTTTGAATTCCGATGCCTATCGGATTATTAGCTACGTGAATTTTTCGCAACGAAGAAGTACAGCGCTATTTCATAAATGTATCCCTAAATTTATTCTTGACTGAGTACTAGTGGGCAAAATATGTTTTCTGACCCACTTTTTGACCTTTGAACAGCTGTTTATCGTATTGAATGAAGTTCCTACCTGAGATTGCCTCTAAAAAAAATAAGGGATTAACCCTTTACTTGAACAATGAATTTATCGTAAATTGTTATATCAACCAACCCAACATTTATTCAAAAACAATTGCTAATCGTTTAATAATGAAAATTTTCAGGCAACGTTATTTTAACGCTTACAGGCGTGCAATGGGTGTTTTGTTATTGTGTGTTACATACATTTTACCTTCTTATGCTTTTACTCCTACTGATACCTTGCATTGGAAAAAGAAGGTTAAAAAATATGCACAAAAGCACGCTTCTGTTCCTCAGTTAGTAAACTATTTAAATAGTAAGAAGTTATTGGCAACTCCTGCTACTTTGCCACTGGGCAGCGAATATACATTTGAAACTGATGCAGTACATAATTTGCGGGCTGCCAGAATCAATGACAGTGTTTTTGTGGTAGTGTATGACGCGGTGCCACTCAACGACAGGTATGTAATTGCAGGAAAGCTAACCCCTACTGGAACCATTACTTTTGGATCGCAAGCATTGGTGGTTACTTTGGCATCACAACCCTCCCAAAACCTGGACATCGCAAGGTTAGACGATTCAAAGTTTATGATTGCTTTTGACGATGGAGGGGAGTCTGAGCCTCAATACTTTGCTGTAGTAGGGTCGGTATCAGAAGAAAATATTACCTTAAACGCTACTACCAATAAGGTGGCAATCCCTACGGCTGACCACAGTAGTTTTTTTCTCGAAGAGCTACGGCTCACTGCGTTGTCGAGTACTCGATGCCTCATTACTTATACTCAAAACAATGTTACACAACAAGGTATAGCTATTGTAGCAGGCGTTTCGGTCAGCTTTCCCCAAAGCCCTGTTACTTTCTCATCTAACACTACCACTGGTATATCTGTTGATGCTTTTTCTAACACCAAGGCAGTGATCTCGTACAATGACGGGGGGATTTCTATAAAAAATATCATAGCTAATATAGATGGCGCAGGAAACATTAGTTATGGTAGCCCAACTACTATCTATAATAGTGCTGGAGCTGGTAAAACCGATGTAGCAGTAACCAATACGTCTGCCTATATCAATATCTATGAAAACAATGGAAACGAGGTAAGGGGTATTAAGAATACTGCATCAGGTGATGTGATTACCAAAGGACTCAATGATTTTTCTATTCGTAGTGGTGCATCTGTTAATAGCTTGTCGATAGACAAAATGAGCACTGATAATGCCATTATTATGGTGCAAGACAATCAGGTTTACCTTTTTCAGGTATCAGCAAATGGGTCATCTCCCATAGTTAACTATACCAACAGCTTTACCGCCAACGCCACTGGTACCGAAGAAGCTGCTTTTGCGGTAGGTATGACCTCGTTTAAAATAGTAGGCGTGGCTAATACAGGAGTAAGTGGAGAAGGGGGAGCGTA
This genomic interval from Microscilla marina ATCC 23134 contains the following:
- a CDS encoding Mrp/NBP35 family ATP-binding protein, which codes for MNITQEAVLKALSTVEEPDLKKDLVTLNMVDKISIDGNKVSFTIILTTPACPLKELIRKRCEDAIHEHINKKVEVTVNMTAEVTSTRFGTTPVLPKVKNVIAIASGKGGVGKSTVTSNLAMALTKSGAKVGLLDADIYGPSIPTMYGVENGKPEVTEVDGKNMILPIESLGVKIISMGFLAPAENAVVWRGPMASKALTQFLGDTLWGELDYLLIDLPPGTSDIHLTLVQAVPVTGVLIVTTPQKVALADAIKGVAMFRQPQINVPVLGVVENMAYFTPAELPDNKYYIFGKDGGKELSRRFGVPFLGEIPLVQDIREGGDNGVPAVQDADETTVKAFEGLAQGLAQQVAIRNASQPKTQKVEIKV
- a CDS encoding ClbS/DfsB family four-helix bundle protein codes for the protein MPKPRTKAELLDTSQKNYSLLCELIAGFDEDIQNTTFPEGYLNRNIRDVLAHLHHWHLLMTEWYTIGMNGQKPAMPAEGYRWKDTPKLNQVIQKKYANTELFRVKILFDTSYNIVQKLILQHSNDELFEKKHYPWTGSTSLGAYLISATASHYDWAYKLIKKCVKQATQTV
- a CDS encoding choice-of-anchor D domain-containing protein encodes the protein MKIFRQRYFNAYRRAMGVLLLCVTYILPSYAFTPTDTLHWKKKVKKYAQKHASVPQLVNYLNSKKLLATPATLPLGSEYTFETDAVHNLRAARINDSVFVVVYDAVPLNDRYVIAGKLTPTGTITFGSQALVVTLASQPSQNLDIARLDDSKFMIAFDDGGESEPQYFAVVGSVSEENITLNATTNKVAIPTADHSSFFLEELRLTALSSTRCLITYTQNNVTQQGIAIVAGVSVSFPQSPVTFSSNTTTGISVDAFSNTKAVISYNDGGISIKNIIANIDGAGNISYGSPTTIYNSAGAGKTDVAVTNTSAYINIYENNGNEVRGIKNTASGDVITKGLNDFSIRSGASVNSLSIDKMSTDNAIIMVQDNQVYLFQVSANGSSPIVNYTNSFTANATGTEEAAFAVGMTSFKIVGVANTGVSGEGGAYIGDLTPPQVMKVFGNGLLIADEDNVPDPSDGTEFVDITVGQESAYQTFTIKNEGSGTLNLTGALAAIEFSNPGNGYTVSSPPDKTSLGPGETTTFEIEFSAASPGTYTNNIIIESNDPATGTNNWYNFAITGSANAVPPTIEIYGNSNLITSGATTAQTEDSTYFGGIPVGDSIEVHFDIENSGGVALLVGNITSSNSAFEIVQQIPTRKVNPGLSATFVVRFKPTVVATEATTISIPTNDPELSVFELLLEADGVNTLQTPVITAITSTQREVSLTWIDNNTTEFGYAIYRAEPSGPPNPPNPPVPGSFELVYLTDVDVTNFVDIGLNSNSTYLHI